A portion of the Labilithrix sp. genome contains these proteins:
- a CDS encoding peptidylprolyl isomerase — translation MLDVFRQKGLTSAVYGAVIVATVLVFVINFNPSAGKKLGSISDACAAKVRGNCIEPKAHRAAYRLVFSRGAPGMRQAQASRFVLEGMIERELLIGEAERLGLTVSEDEITDSIFKGDIYVSLPSENPNVGAQVGFPNGSTNVDRLVPNGYKNKDTKQFDMKIYERTIKQLVNRSPAEFREWQARELLAAKMRDLVKAPIRVAEDEAFDKFVEERSTSTVGYVIVRKGWVEKYAISTDAREVDEWAKANPAKIMVPVRHILVKGDKEKADELAAAKTKAEGILERVKKGEDFAKLAQEFSEDPGSKDKGGQYPGEQVENFVPEFKKSVEGLKPGELDQQLVQTSYGYHIIKRDPATKEDILKAYKGGKSDDLARTIAKDVAADMKSGKSADDAIAAAIVKYAKFTPKVERRPEAAGGDAGADAAAAPVEETFTPDKDPTRPQVLTSSAFNRGGDPIPAISHDATESIVKFAFEGKPGDVAPEPVKTDDGYIVVSLKEQKAASREDFDKERDTYAASLLAAKQNEALAYYVRRLRESSKQEIKVDTNNLFGAPKGDGGASRDDEDDE, via the coding sequence ATGCTCGATGTCTTTCGGCAAAAAGGCCTGACGTCCGCCGTCTACGGCGCGGTCATCGTCGCCACCGTCCTCGTCTTCGTCATCAACTTCAACCCGAGCGCGGGCAAGAAGCTCGGGTCGATCAGCGACGCGTGCGCGGCCAAGGTCCGTGGCAACTGCATCGAGCCGAAGGCCCACCGCGCCGCGTACCGTCTCGTCTTCTCGCGCGGCGCCCCGGGCATGAGGCAGGCGCAGGCCTCGCGCTTCGTGCTCGAAGGCATGATCGAGCGCGAGCTCCTCATCGGCGAAGCAGAGCGCCTCGGCCTCACCGTGAGCGAAGACGAGATCACGGACAGCATCTTCAAGGGCGACATCTACGTGTCGCTGCCGAGCGAGAACCCGAACGTCGGCGCGCAGGTCGGCTTCCCGAACGGGAGCACCAACGTCGATCGCCTCGTGCCCAACGGGTACAAGAACAAGGACACGAAGCAGTTCGACATGAAGATCTACGAGCGCACGATCAAGCAGCTCGTGAATCGCTCCCCCGCCGAGTTCCGCGAGTGGCAGGCGCGCGAGCTCCTCGCCGCGAAGATGCGCGACCTCGTCAAGGCGCCGATCCGCGTCGCGGAAGACGAGGCCTTCGACAAGTTCGTCGAGGAGCGCTCGACCTCCACCGTCGGGTACGTCATCGTCCGCAAGGGCTGGGTCGAGAAGTACGCGATCAGCACCGACGCGCGGGAGGTCGACGAGTGGGCGAAGGCCAACCCGGCGAAGATCATGGTCCCCGTCCGCCACATCCTCGTGAAGGGCGACAAGGAGAAGGCCGACGAGCTCGCCGCCGCGAAGACGAAGGCGGAGGGCATCCTCGAGCGCGTGAAGAAGGGCGAGGACTTCGCCAAGCTCGCGCAGGAGTTCTCGGAGGACCCCGGGAGCAAGGACAAGGGCGGCCAGTACCCCGGCGAGCAGGTCGAGAACTTCGTCCCCGAGTTCAAGAAGTCGGTCGAGGGCCTCAAGCCGGGCGAGCTCGATCAGCAGCTCGTCCAGACCTCGTACGGCTACCACATCATCAAGCGCGACCCGGCGACGAAGGAGGACATCCTCAAGGCCTACAAGGGCGGGAAGTCCGACGACCTCGCGCGCACGATCGCGAAGGACGTCGCCGCCGACATGAAGAGCGGCAAATCCGCGGATGACGCGATCGCCGCCGCAATCGTGAAGTACGCCAAATTCACGCCGAAGGTCGAGCGGAGGCCCGAGGCCGCCGGCGGCGACGCGGGCGCGGACGCCGCCGCCGCTCCGGTGGAGGAGACCTTCACCCCGGACAAGGACCCGACCCGGCCGCAGGTGCTCACGTCGTCGGCGTTCAACCGCGGCGGCGATCCGATCCCGGCGATCTCGCACGACGCGACCGAGTCGATCGTGAAGTTCGCGTTCGAGGGCAAGCCGGGCGACGTCGCGCCCGAGCCGGTGAAGACGGACGACGGCTACATCGTCGTGTCGCTCAAGGAGCAGAAGGCCGCGTCGCGCGAGGACTTCGACAAGGAGCGCGACACGTACGCGGCGTCGCTCCTCGCGGCGAAGCAGAACGAGGCGCTCGCGTACTACGTGCGCCGCCTGCGCGAGTCGTCGAAGCAGGAGATCAAGGTCGACACGAACAACCTGTTCGGCGCCCCGAAGGGCGACGGCGGCGCGTCGCGCGACGACGAGGACGACGAGTAA
- a CDS encoding PilZ domain-containing protein has translation MSDRTNPPGSETPKAVQPPSVPATPAISKVPSGVHAMRRGGARREVTERVNLKTEDGKLFEGWALNVSRGGLRAILEDKVHLGQKFEIELGTDEMLRRSGRIVWVQEEPDGVIVGIEFTGMSGTQQSVPPPPPGAESERNLVAAADPSEPLDLGEKK, from the coding sequence GTGAGCGATCGAACGAATCCCCCCGGAAGCGAGACGCCGAAGGCCGTCCAGCCGCCCTCCGTGCCGGCCACGCCTGCGATTTCGAAGGTCCCGAGCGGCGTGCACGCGATGCGCCGCGGGGGGGCTCGGCGCGAGGTCACGGAGCGCGTCAACCTCAAGACCGAAGACGGAAAACTCTTCGAGGGCTGGGCGCTCAACGTGAGCCGCGGCGGCCTCCGGGCCATCCTGGAGGACAAGGTCCACCTCGGCCAGAAGTTCGAGATCGAGCTCGGCACCGACGAGATGCTGAGGCGTTCCGGCCGCATCGTCTGGGTCCAAGAGGAGCCCGACGGCGTGATCGTCGGCATCGAGTTCACGGGCATGTCCGGGACGCAGCAGTCCGTTCCGCCGCCGCCCCCCGGCGCCGAGAGCGAGCGCAACCTCGTCGCCGCCGCCGACCCGAGCGAGCCCCTCGACCTCGGCGAAAAAAAATAA
- a CDS encoding sigma 54-dependent Fis family transcriptional regulator produces MDEMQGSTRARVLHWFVRGGVVRLPDGSERAIDVDPIVIGRDEGAAVRLEDPEVSAVHCELRAVNEGILVRDLGSTNGTHVGAVRVSEGIVTTKAELVVGQSRLGLEPRTDKQRVDVGYADRFAELVGSSPKMRRVFGVLEKVAKTPLSILILGETGTGKEVVARSVHQSSERKDGPFVVVDCGSIPSALAESLLFGHEKGSFTGATERKKGALAEAHGGTLFLDELGELPLDIQPKLLRALAERQVKRVGGSAFEPIDVRVLAATRRDLAAEMNAGRFRSDLYFRIAQVKVELPPLRERIDDVPMLVEEVCKRSGKPEAAVVVLDWIDRRLGAYDWPGNVRELVNVAQVAATLADTPEAIDDVLTLARGAEEGDARGPQTAFAEAKKGAIAAFERDYFTQLAKGAKGNVSEMARQSGMERHHVRAYLRKYAIEKG; encoded by the coding sequence GTGGACGAGATGCAAGGCTCGACGCGAGCTCGCGTCCTCCACTGGTTCGTGCGCGGCGGGGTGGTGCGCCTGCCGGACGGGAGCGAGCGCGCGATCGACGTCGATCCGATCGTGATCGGTCGCGACGAGGGCGCCGCCGTCCGCCTCGAAGACCCCGAGGTGAGCGCGGTCCATTGCGAGCTCCGCGCGGTGAACGAAGGGATCCTCGTGCGCGATCTCGGCAGCACGAACGGCACGCACGTGGGCGCGGTGCGCGTGAGCGAAGGGATCGTCACGACGAAGGCCGAGCTCGTGGTCGGGCAGAGTCGGCTCGGGCTCGAGCCGCGCACGGACAAGCAGCGCGTCGACGTCGGGTACGCCGATCGCTTCGCCGAGCTCGTGGGGTCTTCGCCGAAGATGCGCCGCGTCTTCGGCGTGCTCGAGAAGGTCGCGAAGACGCCGCTCTCGATCCTGATCCTCGGGGAGACCGGCACCGGGAAAGAGGTGGTCGCGCGGAGCGTCCATCAGTCGAGCGAGCGGAAGGACGGTCCGTTCGTCGTCGTCGACTGCGGATCGATCCCGTCCGCGCTCGCGGAGAGCCTCCTCTTCGGTCACGAGAAGGGCTCCTTCACCGGCGCGACCGAGCGGAAGAAGGGCGCGCTCGCGGAGGCGCACGGCGGCACGCTGTTCCTCGACGAGCTCGGCGAGCTCCCGCTCGACATCCAGCCGAAGCTCCTCCGCGCGCTCGCCGAGCGGCAGGTGAAGCGCGTCGGCGGGAGCGCGTTCGAGCCGATCGACGTGCGCGTGCTCGCCGCGACGCGGCGCGACCTCGCGGCGGAGATGAACGCGGGCCGCTTCCGGAGCGACCTCTACTTCCGCATCGCGCAGGTCAAGGTCGAGCTGCCGCCGCTCCGCGAGCGCATCGACGACGTGCCGATGCTCGTCGAGGAGGTGTGCAAGCGATCGGGCAAGCCGGAGGCGGCCGTGGTCGTCCTCGACTGGATCGACCGTCGCCTCGGCGCCTACGACTGGCCCGGCAACGTGCGCGAGCTCGTGAACGTCGCGCAGGTCGCGGCGACGCTCGCCGACACGCCGGAGGCGATCGACGACGTGCTCACGCTCGCGCGCGGGGCGGAGGAGGGGGACGCGCGCGGTCCGCAGACGGCGTTCGCGGAGGCGAAGAAGGGCGCGATCGCCGCGTTCGAGCGGGACTACTTCACGCAGCTCGCGAAGGGCGCGAAGGGCAACGTGAGCGAGATGGCGCGGCAGAGCGGGATGGAGCGCCATCACGTGCGCGCGTACCTCCGCAAGTACGCGATCGAGAAGGGCTGA
- a CDS encoding fused MFS/spermidine synthase, whose product MSESRQLPSYPPRRPIPTAALLQFALTIFAGATLLFACQPIIGRMVVPLLGGAPAVWIVCSLFFETILLFGYAYAHYVGTKLPIRAQVVLQLAIVASVFLVMPVSVDERVMQRLTAEHPTLGLCLVLLRSVGLPFFVLSTSSPLLQRWFAELGEKDPYHLYAASNAGSFVALLGYPLALEPLLPVHAQGRALHTGYAVYAVCVVACAFRAMRARSDVRVDTTPAPPQVLVTSGAGPRHTTPAQRWRERLVWIALSFGPSSLLLGATEYVTTDVASVPLLWVLPLALYLLSFIVAFAKRQPIKPATYSRGTALVAAIVAAITLADVTGPAYLVIAAHMLLLFLASVVCHRGIAERRPHVTRLTEFYLLMSIGGVLGGAFNGLLAPWLFDDLYEYPIAIALVCLGRASLERAGSLDWRRIGKDVALGAAVGLATYGLVKLGAARRIDRTGSFGWMFGVPLVFAFMWSARPLRYAVAIGGLLLAGMSRGYDFGTTIWADRGFFGVLKVMVDSERRSHLLVSGNTMHGKQALDPEGALIPLAYYHPTGPAGDVLGPLPSWDQELVPRKVAVIGLGVGSLAAYARPGDEWTFFEINPSVVEVATEHFTYLRRAEESAVVHVEVGDARLRLREATTAPFDVLVLDAFSSDSVPTHLVTREAFAIYKRALRPGGVLLAHVSNDHVQLQPVLGALAKDAGMYAIDRRDDDLTREEKAAGKSRSEWVLMSERKDALDLTLRGRKDWHPLAAPAGQSVWTDDYANVLGSLRF is encoded by the coding sequence ATGTCCGAGTCACGGCAGCTGCCGTCGTACCCGCCGCGGCGGCCGATCCCGACCGCGGCGCTGCTCCAGTTCGCGCTGACGATCTTCGCGGGGGCGACGCTCCTCTTCGCGTGCCAGCCGATCATCGGGCGCATGGTCGTCCCGCTCCTCGGCGGCGCGCCCGCGGTGTGGATCGTCTGCTCGCTCTTCTTCGAGACGATCCTCCTCTTCGGCTACGCGTACGCCCACTACGTCGGGACGAAGCTCCCGATCCGCGCCCAGGTCGTCCTCCAGCTCGCGATCGTCGCGTCGGTGTTCCTCGTGATGCCGGTGAGCGTCGACGAGCGCGTGATGCAGCGGCTCACCGCCGAGCACCCGACGCTCGGCCTCTGCCTCGTGCTCTTGCGCTCGGTCGGGCTGCCGTTCTTCGTCCTCTCCACCAGCTCGCCGCTCCTGCAGCGCTGGTTCGCGGAGCTCGGGGAGAAGGACCCCTATCACTTGTATGCTGCAAGCAACGCGGGGAGCTTCGTCGCGCTCTTGGGGTATCCGCTCGCGCTCGAGCCGCTCTTGCCCGTGCACGCGCAGGGCCGCGCGCTCCACACCGGCTACGCGGTCTACGCGGTGTGCGTCGTCGCGTGCGCCTTCCGCGCGATGCGTGCGCGGAGCGACGTCCGCGTCGACACGACGCCGGCGCCGCCGCAGGTCCTCGTCACGTCGGGGGCCGGCCCGCGCCACACGACGCCGGCGCAGCGCTGGCGCGAGCGGCTCGTGTGGATCGCGCTCTCGTTCGGGCCGTCGAGCCTCCTCCTCGGCGCGACGGAGTACGTGACGACCGACGTCGCGAGCGTTCCGCTCTTGTGGGTGCTGCCGCTCGCGCTCTACCTCCTCTCGTTCATCGTCGCGTTCGCGAAGCGGCAGCCGATCAAGCCGGCGACGTACTCGCGCGGCACCGCGCTCGTCGCCGCGATCGTGGCCGCGATCACGCTCGCGGACGTGACCGGCCCCGCGTACCTCGTCATCGCGGCGCACATGCTCCTGCTCTTCCTCGCGAGCGTCGTGTGCCATCGCGGCATCGCCGAGCGGCGCCCGCACGTCACGCGCCTCACCGAGTTCTACCTCCTCATGTCGATCGGCGGCGTGCTCGGCGGCGCGTTCAACGGTCTCCTCGCGCCGTGGCTGTTCGACGACCTCTACGAGTATCCGATCGCGATCGCGCTCGTGTGCCTCGGTCGCGCGTCGCTCGAACGCGCCGGGTCGCTCGACTGGAGGCGCATCGGCAAGGACGTCGCGCTCGGCGCGGCGGTGGGGCTCGCGACGTACGGCCTCGTGAAGCTCGGCGCCGCGCGGCGCATCGACCGGACCGGCAGCTTCGGCTGGATGTTCGGGGTGCCGCTCGTCTTCGCGTTCATGTGGTCGGCGCGTCCGCTCCGCTACGCGGTCGCGATCGGCGGCCTCCTCCTCGCCGGCATGAGCCGCGGCTACGACTTCGGGACCACGATCTGGGCGGACCGCGGCTTCTTCGGCGTGCTCAAGGTCATGGTCGACAGCGAGCGCCGCTCGCACCTCCTCGTGTCGGGCAACACGATGCACGGCAAGCAGGCGCTCGATCCGGAGGGCGCGCTGATCCCGCTCGCGTACTACCACCCGACCGGACCGGCGGGCGACGTGCTCGGCCCGCTGCCGTCGTGGGATCAGGAGCTCGTGCCGCGCAAGGTCGCCGTCATCGGCCTCGGGGTCGGATCGCTCGCGGCGTACGCGCGTCCCGGCGACGAGTGGACCTTCTTCGAGATCAACCCGTCCGTGGTCGAGGTCGCGACGGAGCACTTCACGTACCTCAGGCGCGCGGAGGAGTCGGCGGTGGTTCACGTCGAGGTCGGCGACGCGCGCCTTCGGTTGCGCGAGGCGACGACCGCGCCGTTCGACGTCCTCGTCCTCGACGCGTTCAGCTCCGACTCGGTCCCCACCCACCTCGTGACGCGCGAGGCGTTCGCGATCTACAAGCGCGCGCTCCGCCCCGGCGGCGTCCTCCTCGCGCACGTCTCGAACGATCACGTGCAGCTCCAGCCCGTCCTCGGCGCGCTCGCCAAGGATGCGGGGATGTACGCGATCGACCGCCGCGACGACGACCTCACGCGCGAGGAGAAGGCGGCGGGGAAGTCGAGGTCGGAGTGGGTGCTCATGAGCGAGCGCAAGGACGCGCTCGACCTCACGCTGCGGGGGCGAAAGGACTGGCATCCGCTCGCGGCGCCGGCGGGGCAGAGCGTGTGGACGGACGACTACGCGAACGTCCTCGGTTCGCTACGCTTCTAG
- a CDS encoding FHA domain-containing protein: MPLTLHTWLDRSSLRPAGESRLSAVFEIVSHGAAVEGARPRSRTVLALDVSLSMKGAPIAQVIRSVDRLLDALGPEDEVGIVAFSERAVRVVDPVKVDAHGKRLVRSRVGRLTVLSGTNIEAGLEASAAMLASTPSGMRKGVVLLSDGAPNVGAHTAEALREVVRKHKPGISFFALGYGPDHSEDVLSAIGDGYEFVPDPATCARAFARALGAQGDVVASDVELVVAPSSGVEISRFLASERLRFGKEGAVLSLPDMVAGVRRFVVVELRVRGPGGDTFATTLLDVTARCRESGAVSESLTIEVADREPAVVVEAARHALLVHAELARDEARALADRGQFTGAAATLRKIMTEIAALPGWIANDGTPLAEAYELLVDEVMVYERRPDPEVYAMYRKSTMGSRVATVAPVSSKLRGDASSKLIEHIAGDMPIAWLLDPNGVRHRLQEECVIGRTADADITIASASVSRRHAEVFANAGDFWLADMGSTNTTKVNGMKLDRAPHKLTPNDVIHIGDVELRYVEDPRKVTD, encoded by the coding sequence ATGCCGCTCACGTTGCACACCTGGTTGGATCGCTCGTCCCTTCGCCCCGCCGGCGAGTCGCGGCTCTCCGCCGTGTTCGAGATCGTCTCGCACGGCGCCGCGGTCGAGGGGGCGCGGCCGCGGTCGCGGACGGTGCTCGCGCTCGACGTGTCGCTCTCGATGAAGGGCGCGCCGATCGCGCAGGTCATCCGCTCGGTCGATCGCCTGCTCGACGCGCTCGGCCCCGAGGACGAGGTCGGCATCGTCGCCTTCTCGGAGCGCGCGGTCCGGGTCGTCGATCCGGTGAAGGTCGACGCGCACGGCAAGCGGCTCGTGCGCTCGCGCGTCGGCCGGCTCACGGTGCTCTCGGGGACGAACATCGAGGCGGGGCTCGAGGCGTCGGCGGCGATGCTCGCGTCGACGCCGTCCGGGATGCGCAAGGGCGTGGTGCTCCTCTCCGACGGCGCGCCGAACGTCGGCGCCCACACCGCGGAGGCGCTGCGCGAGGTCGTGCGGAAGCACAAGCCGGGCATCTCGTTCTTCGCGCTCGGCTACGGCCCCGATCACTCCGAGGACGTCCTCTCCGCGATCGGCGACGGCTACGAGTTCGTCCCCGATCCCGCCACCTGCGCCCGTGCGTTCGCGCGCGCGCTCGGAGCGCAGGGCGACGTGGTCGCGTCGGACGTGGAGCTCGTCGTCGCGCCTTCGAGCGGCGTCGAGATCTCGCGCTTCCTCGCGAGCGAGCGGCTGCGCTTCGGCAAGGAGGGCGCGGTCCTCTCGCTCCCCGACATGGTCGCGGGCGTGCGTCGCTTCGTCGTCGTGGAGCTGCGCGTCCGCGGTCCGGGCGGCGACACGTTCGCGACGACGCTGCTCGACGTGACGGCGCGCTGCCGCGAGTCGGGCGCGGTGAGCGAGTCACTGACGATCGAGGTCGCGGACCGCGAGCCCGCGGTCGTGGTGGAGGCGGCGCGCCACGCGCTCCTCGTCCACGCGGAGCTCGCGCGCGACGAGGCCCGCGCGCTCGCGGATCGGGGCCAGTTCACCGGCGCGGCGGCGACGTTGCGGAAGATCATGACGGAGATCGCCGCGCTCCCCGGCTGGATCGCGAACGACGGCACGCCGCTCGCGGAGGCGTACGAGCTCCTCGTCGACGAGGTGATGGTCTACGAGCGGCGCCCCGATCCCGAGGTCTACGCGATGTACCGAAAGTCGACGATGGGCTCGCGCGTCGCGACGGTGGCGCCGGTGTCTTCGAAGCTTCGCGGCGACGCGAGCTCGAAGCTGATCGAGCACATCGCGGGCGACATGCCGATCGCGTGGCTCCTCGATCCGAACGGCGTGCGCCATCGCTTGCAGGAGGAGTGCGTCATCGGCCGCACCGCCGACGCGGACATCACGATCGCCTCGGCCTCCGTCTCGCGACGCCACGCCGAGGTCTTCGCGAACGCGGGCGACTTCTGGCTCGCGGACATGGGCTCGACGAACACGACGAAGGTGAACGGCATGAAGCTGGACCGCGCCCCGCACAAGCTGACGCCGAACGACGTCATCCACATCGGCGACGTGGAGCTCCGCTACGTCGAGGACCCACGCAAGGTCACCGATTAG
- a CDS encoding serine/threonine protein kinase: protein MSERSSSPGVGGRYRSLFVLGRGGMGSVEAALEIGDAGAEGEPDRIVALKRLLPDAARDKRRVDMFLREAKLAAMLDHPNVVRAYDYGEADGELYLAMEYVEGQPLSRVLRALADEEGASLSLSVELVAYLLAEVCRGLHAAHELADPATGQPLNLVHRDVSPQNVMLGYDGRVRLLDFGVAKIETESVTKTGEVKGKSAYMSPEQAMGDPLDRRSDLFGVGAVLFECLALRRMWGDGTDMEVIRKLALESPPGLEATGRSALPPELVALHAKLVARAPADRPTTAADVATALAPHAGDRDTAQRALQALLTRHFAAQAADQRKRLTSSLHDVTPTRADTDAHHRSRDITPTRDDADAHHRSRDITPTRADASVLPSPPSRPSRATSPAPAETSRARPLRAARLALPAALAAIIAWRLGTATPSAPSAHAEDPTANGAGAAGAGASGDGAGASSGGANAGANGAGASARTTGASGTSDNTGTNANAGTSGASGAHSNASANANTGNASGGSNNANAATVGASGASGSASGAYRNAGANAASGASGNAGANAASGTNGAGSASGASGNAGNAGAGNAPGANGSAGASGSAGASGNAGANAASGANGNVGAGGASGANGSAGNASGANGSTAAGGASSASGNAGAGNASGANGSAGASANPGASGGSGASGASGAGASGASRGRADAAKAGAPSGSAQPVPSTKPLDVDDKPF, encoded by the coding sequence GTGTCCGAGCGCTCCTCTTCGCCGGGCGTCGGCGGGCGGTACCGGTCCCTCTTCGTGTTGGGGCGAGGGGGCATGGGCTCCGTCGAGGCGGCGCTCGAGATCGGCGACGCGGGAGCGGAGGGCGAGCCCGATCGGATCGTCGCGTTGAAGCGGCTCTTGCCGGACGCGGCGCGCGACAAGCGGCGGGTCGACATGTTCCTCCGCGAGGCGAAGCTCGCGGCGATGCTCGATCATCCGAACGTCGTCCGCGCCTACGACTACGGCGAGGCCGACGGCGAGCTCTATCTCGCGATGGAGTACGTCGAGGGCCAACCTCTCTCGCGCGTCCTGCGCGCGCTCGCGGACGAGGAGGGCGCGTCGCTCTCGCTCTCGGTGGAGCTGGTCGCCTACTTGCTAGCGGAGGTCTGCCGTGGCCTCCACGCCGCACACGAGCTCGCGGACCCGGCGACGGGGCAACCTTTGAACCTGGTGCATCGCGACGTGTCTCCGCAGAACGTGATGCTCGGCTACGACGGCCGCGTGCGCCTCCTCGACTTCGGCGTCGCGAAGATCGAGACGGAGAGCGTGACGAAGACCGGCGAGGTGAAGGGCAAGAGCGCGTACATGTCACCGGAGCAGGCGATGGGCGATCCGCTCGATCGCCGGAGCGATCTCTTCGGCGTCGGCGCGGTCCTCTTCGAGTGCCTCGCGCTCCGCCGCATGTGGGGCGACGGCACGGACATGGAGGTGATCCGCAAGCTCGCGCTCGAGTCGCCGCCGGGTCTCGAGGCGACGGGGCGGAGCGCGCTGCCGCCGGAGCTCGTCGCGCTGCACGCGAAGCTCGTCGCGCGCGCGCCGGCCGATCGACCGACGACGGCCGCCGACGTCGCGACCGCGCTCGCCCCCCACGCCGGCGATCGCGACACGGCGCAACGCGCGCTCCAAGCGCTCCTCACCCGCCACTTCGCCGCGCAAGCCGCCGACCAACGCAAGCGCCTCACGTCCTCCCTCCACGACGTCACGCCAACACGAGCCGACACTGACGCCCACCACCGCTCGCGCGACATCACGCCGACGCGAGACGACGCCGACGCCCATCACCGCTCACGCGACATCACGCCGACGCGAGCCGACGCGAGCGTGCTCCCGTCGCCGCCGTCGCGTCCGTCCCGCGCGACGAGCCCAGCTCCCGCCGAGACGTCGCGCGCGCGTCCCCTGCGCGCCGCCCGCCTCGCGCTCCCCGCCGCGCTCGCAGCCATCATCGCCTGGCGCCTCGGCACGGCCACACCATCCGCTCCGAGTGCCCACGCGGAGGACCCCACCGCGAACGGCGCGGGCGCGGCGGGCGCGGGCGCGAGCGGTGACGGCGCGGGGGCGAGCAGCGGCGGCGCAAACGCGGGCGCGAACGGTGCGGGCGCGAGCGCGCGCACGACCGGCGCTTCCGGCACGAGCGACAACACCGGCACAAACGCGAACGCTGGCACGAGCGGCGCCTCCGGCGCGCACAGCAACGCCAGCGCCAACGCAAACACCGGCAACGCATCCGGTGGGAGCAACAACGCAAACGCGGCCACAGTTGGCGCTTCCGGCGCGAGCGGCAGCGCTTCGGGAGCGTACCGCAACGCCGGTGCGAACGCCGCTTCCGGCGCGAGCGGCAACGCTGGCGCGAACGCCGCTTCGGGGACGAACGGCGCGGGTAGCGCTTCCGGCGCAAGCGGCAACGCTGGCAACGCCGGCGCCGGCAACGCTCCGGGAGCGAACGGCAGCGCCGGCGCGAGCGGCAGCGCCGGCGCGAGCGGCAACGCCGGTGCGAACGCCGCCTCGGGGGCGAACGGCAACGTCGGCGCGGGTGGCGCTTCCGGCGCGAACGGCAGCGCTGGCAACGCGTCGGGGGCGAACGGCAGCACCGCCGCGGGTGGCGCTTCCAGCGCAAGCGGCAACGCTGGCGCTGGCAACGCTTCGGGGGCGAACGGCAGCGCCGGCGCGAGCGCGAACCCCGGCGCGAGCGGCGGTTCGGGCGCGAGCGGCGCTTCTGGCGCCGGTGCTTCCGGGGCGAGCCGGGGGCGGGCCGACGCCGCGAAAGCGGGCGCGCCTTCGGGCTCGGCGCAGCCGGTGCCCAGCACGAAACCGCTGGATGTCGATGACAAGCCCTTCTGA
- a CDS encoding ABC transporter substrate-binding protein gives MRLRTLIRAATLGLTVTTLSFAAAADVAGAQAFVEKEHGAIKKLVDANAAQSEVTKVIDAMVDYDEVARRALGQPCPTTIPSCTNHWAELNDDQKKEMTSLFRQLVEKKYRENAQKTKDYDISYRGAKEAGNDIAKVRTEAKDKNKPREPAVQVDYLIKGSGPYKVVDLVTEGSILSKNYYDQSHKMLTTQGQGYPYLVQKLKDRIAGKKDKDSK, from the coding sequence ATGCGCCTCCGTACTTTGATTCGTGCCGCCACCCTTGGCCTTACCGTCACCACGCTCAGCTTCGCCGCCGCGGCGGACGTCGCGGGCGCACAAGCCTTCGTCGAGAAGGAGCACGGGGCGATCAAGAAGCTGGTCGACGCAAACGCTGCGCAGTCGGAGGTCACGAAGGTGATCGACGCGATGGTCGACTACGACGAGGTCGCGCGGCGCGCGCTCGGTCAGCCCTGCCCGACCACGATCCCGAGCTGCACGAACCACTGGGCCGAGCTCAACGACGACCAGAAGAAGGAGATGACGAGCCTCTTCCGTCAGCTCGTCGAGAAGAAGTACCGCGAGAACGCGCAGAAGACGAAGGACTACGACATCAGTTACCGCGGCGCGAAGGAAGCGGGCAACGACATCGCGAAGGTCCGCACCGAGGCGAAGGACAAGAACAAGCCGCGCGAGCCGGCGGTGCAGGTCGACTACCTCATCAAGGGCAGCGGGCCGTACAAGGTCGTCGACCTCGTGACCGAGGGCTCGATCCTCTCGAAGAACTACTACGACCAGTCGCACAAGATGCTGACGACGCAGGGTCAGGGCTATCCGTACCTCGTGCAGAAGCTCAAGGACCGCATCGCGGGCAAGAAGGACAAGGACTCCAAGTAA